Proteins encoded by one window of Salmonirosea aquatica:
- a CDS encoding type VI secretion system contractile sheath protein TssC — protein sequence MAKQQEETQKSVEEAAYRDPAATAASPSVQPLSLNESLEVLKPQGGFKFIETTVEGVRDMNPQKAGAKASYLSDEDTEAERRDLLQRLEMWAALIGESDTVEQMQAKARQGQETNEQLLKQNQARLLEESKALEVAYQGLATFMLNTEQREIPKLTIVNASMDQVADIKDGEVLNTIDEELHNNYQVYDLSDNYSLMVIPGYMGKNTVIDAFARVASKHKVMMITDYEDFTDAKEAISAFERGKLADASNHKANLLMACNWLVGRGAHDDLGEEEALHIPPSTALAGRMHSVLMSQPVAGATYGMLMGAEGTRFKIDRNQAGDMNRLGLIPMLSAFGKVQAFSDRTMFNGDNVGLQTYSVVRVFDWINKVLVDFLDRYAFQNWTYDTDDNLRKQISKFLNSITGSKKLIKDYTVKDIRRDPNDIKNIMLDISITPHFSARSFLVSLSGMDGGDEWNTEVK from the coding sequence ATGGCAAAGCAACAGGAAGAAACCCAAAAATCAGTTGAAGAAGCAGCTTATCGCGACCCTGCGGCCACCGCCGCCAGCCCCTCCGTCCAGCCGCTTTCTCTGAACGAAAGCCTGGAGGTTCTGAAACCGCAGGGCGGCTTCAAGTTCATAGAAACGACGGTGGAGGGAGTCCGGGACATGAACCCCCAGAAAGCCGGTGCCAAAGCCAGCTACCTTTCCGACGAAGATACCGAAGCGGAACGCCGCGACCTGCTTCAGCGCCTGGAAATGTGGGCCGCCCTCATCGGCGAATCCGACACCGTGGAGCAGATGCAGGCTAAAGCCCGACAGGGACAGGAAACCAACGAACAACTGCTGAAACAGAACCAGGCCCGGCTCCTGGAAGAATCCAAAGCCCTGGAGGTAGCCTACCAGGGGCTGGCAACCTTCATGCTCAACACCGAGCAGCGCGAAATTCCCAAGCTTACCATCGTGAACGCTTCTATGGATCAGGTGGCGGACATCAAGGACGGCGAAGTACTCAACACCATCGACGAAGAGCTGCATAACAATTACCAGGTGTATGACCTGAGCGACAACTATTCCCTGATGGTCATACCCGGCTACATGGGCAAGAATACCGTGATCGACGCCTTCGCCCGCGTGGCCAGCAAGCATAAGGTAATGATGATCACTGACTACGAGGATTTTACCGACGCGAAAGAAGCCATCTCGGCGTTTGAGCGGGGCAAACTGGCCGACGCCAGCAACCACAAAGCAAACTTACTGATGGCCTGCAACTGGTTGGTCGGCCGGGGCGCCCATGATGATCTGGGGGAAGAGGAAGCGCTGCATATCCCGCCTTCCACGGCTCTGGCCGGACGGATGCACTCGGTGTTGATGTCGCAGCCCGTCGCCGGAGCTACCTACGGGATGCTGATGGGAGCCGAAGGTACCCGCTTCAAAATCGATCGCAACCAGGCCGGTGATATGAACCGTCTGGGACTAATCCCGATGCTGTCGGCCTTCGGGAAGGTACAGGCGTTCTCGGATCGGACCATGTTCAATGGCGACAATGTGGGCCTGCAGACCTACTCCGTCGTGCGGGTATTCGACTGGATCAACAAGGTACTGGTGGATTTCCTGGATCGCTACGCTTTCCAGAATTGGACTTACGATACGGACGACAACCTCCGCAAGCAGATTTCCAAGTTCCTCAATTCCATTACCGGCTCCAAGAAACTCATTAAGGATTATACTGTCAAAGACATCCGGCGCGACCCCAACGACATCAAGAATATCATGCTCGATATTTCGATTACGCCGCACTTCTCCGCCCGTAGTTTTCTGGTGAGCCTGTCGGGCATGGACGGCGGCGACGAGTGGAATACTGAGGTTAAATAA
- a CDS encoding type VI secretion system contractile sheath small subunit, whose product MAGQFDFIRPGGNVDPDANKGYEKIEALPPSRTLFVSAFNASPEKEMVTGLETMQSVFDHFKPQVEAEFENEEGAPVFETITFGKMKDFSPEGMMGQSPFLKELAGKENNYDRFYKNLKNNRQLQKTLSDPEARAAYLSALQTMISELKESL is encoded by the coding sequence ATGGCAGGACAATTTGACTTTATCAGACCGGGAGGCAACGTAGATCCCGATGCAAACAAAGGCTACGAGAAAATAGAGGCCCTACCGCCCTCGCGTACACTGTTCGTTTCGGCGTTTAATGCTTCACCCGAGAAAGAAATGGTGACTGGGCTCGAAACCATGCAGTCTGTATTCGACCATTTCAAGCCCCAGGTGGAAGCTGAATTCGAGAATGAGGAAGGAGCGCCCGTGTTTGAAACCATCACCTTCGGCAAGATGAAAGATTTCTCACCGGAAGGAATGATGGGACAGAGCCCTTTCCTGAAGGAACTGGCCGGAAAAGAGAACAACTACGACCGGTTTTACAAAAACCTCAAAAACAACCGGCAACTCCAGAAAACCCTCAGCGATCCCGAAGCCCGAGCCGCCTACCTGAGCGCCCTGCAAACCATGATCAGCGAGTTAAAGGAAAGCCTTTGA